One Molothrus aeneus isolate 106 chromosome 6, BPBGC_Maene_1.0, whole genome shotgun sequence genomic window carries:
- the SIX6 gene encoding homeobox protein SIX6: MFQLPILNFSPQQVAGVCETLEESGDIERLGRFLWSLPVAPAACEALNKNESVLRARAIVAFHTGNYRELYHILENHKFTKESHAKLQALWLEAHYQEAEKLRGRPLGPVDKYRVRKKFPLPRTIWDGEQKTHCFKERTRHLLREWYLQDPYPNPSKKRELAQATGLTPTQVGNWFKNRRQRDRAAAAKNRLQQQVLTQGSVRSLQAEEESGGEAVGAASSPAASLSSKAATSAISITSSDSECDI, from the exons ATGTTCCAGCTGCCCATCCTCAATTTCAGCCCGCAGCAGGTGGCCGGGGTATGCGAGACCCTGGAGGAGAGCGGGGACATCGAGCGCCTGGGGCGCTTCCTCTGGTCCCTGCCCGTGGCCCCCGCGGCCTGCGAGGCGCTCAACAAGAACGAGTCGGTGCTGAGAGCCCGGGCCATCGTGGCCTTCCACACGGGGAACTACCGGGAGCTCTACCACATCCTGGAGAACCACAAGTTCACCAAGGAGTCCCACGCCAAACTGCAAGCCCTCTGGCTGGAAGCGCACTACCAGGAGGCGGAGAAGCTGCGGGGCCGACCCCTGGGGCCAGTGGACAAGTACCGGGTGAGGAAGAAGTTCCCGCTGCCGCGCACCATCTGGGACGGCGAGCAGAAGACACATTGCTTCAAGGAGCGGACGAGGCATTTGCTGCGGGAGTGGTACCTGCAGGACCCTTACCCCAACCCCAGCAAAAAGCGGGAACTGGCTCAGGCCACGGGACTTACCCCCACGCAAGTGGGCAACTGGTTCAAAAACCGCAGGCAAAGGGACAGGGCAGCAGCCGCTAAGAACAG GCTACAGCAGCAGGTCCTAACGCAGGGCTCGGTGCGCTCGCTGCAAGCGGAGGAGGAGAGCGGCGGGGAGGCGGTGGGGGCCGCCTCCAGCCCCGCAGCCAGCCTCTCCAGCAAAGCGGCCACCTCCGCCATCTCCATCACATCCAGCGACAGTGAATGTGACATCTGA